A single region of the Streptomyces sp. NBC_00425 genome encodes:
- a CDS encoding beta-ketoacyl-[acyl-carrier-protein] synthase family protein, giving the protein MSRRAVITGLGVISPGAIGVKEYWSLLAEGRTATRAISHFDPSAFRSRIAGEVDFHPLKSGLTPQDVRRLDRAAQFAVVAGREAVADAGLQFDVMDPTRVGVALGSAVGCTTSLEREFTIGSDGGRLWEVDQGYTVPHLYDYVNPSSMAAELATQTGAEGPVTLVSTGCTSGIDSVGYAARLIEEGSADVVVSGGTEAPLSPITVVCFDVLRASSTRNDDPEHACRPFDKTRDGLVLAEGCAIVVVEELEHARARGAHIYGEIAGYASRCNAYHMTGLESEGKDMASAIEVAMDEARILPPYIDYINAHGSGTKQNDLHETGAFKRSLGEDAFTTPISGFKSMIGHSLGAIGSLEIAGCLLAMREGLIPPTANLNEPDPLCDLDYVPNVAREKRLNTVLTVGSGFGGFQSAMILRNVRGAKR; this is encoded by the coding sequence GTGTCCCGTCGCGCTGTGATCACCGGGCTCGGCGTCATTTCGCCAGGTGCCATAGGTGTCAAGGAATATTGGAGCCTACTTGCCGAGGGCAGGACGGCGACCAGGGCGATCTCCCACTTCGATCCCTCGGCCTTCCGTTCCCGCATCGCGGGCGAGGTCGACTTCCACCCGCTGAAGTCGGGGCTCACCCCGCAGGACGTGCGACGCCTCGACCGGGCCGCGCAGTTCGCCGTGGTCGCGGGCCGGGAAGCCGTCGCGGACGCGGGCCTGCAGTTCGACGTCATGGACCCCACCCGGGTCGGCGTCGCCCTCGGCTCCGCCGTCGGCTGCACCACCAGTCTGGAGCGTGAGTTCACCATCGGCAGCGACGGCGGCCGGCTCTGGGAGGTCGACCAGGGCTACACCGTCCCCCATCTGTACGACTACGTGAACCCCAGCTCGATGGCGGCGGAACTCGCCACGCAGACCGGCGCGGAGGGACCGGTCACCCTGGTCTCCACCGGCTGCACCTCCGGCATCGACTCGGTGGGCTACGCGGCCCGGCTGATCGAGGAGGGCAGCGCCGACGTCGTCGTCAGCGGAGGCACGGAGGCTCCGCTGTCGCCGATCACGGTGGTCTGCTTCGACGTGCTCCGCGCGAGCTCCACCCGCAACGACGACCCCGAGCACGCCTGCCGCCCCTTCGACAAGACCCGCGACGGCCTGGTGCTGGCCGAGGGCTGCGCGATCGTCGTCGTCGAGGAGCTCGAGCACGCACGGGCCCGCGGCGCGCACATCTACGGGGAGATCGCCGGGTACGCCTCGCGCTGCAACGCGTACCACATGACCGGTCTCGAGTCCGAGGGCAAGGACATGGCCTCGGCCATCGAGGTGGCGATGGACGAGGCGCGCATTCTGCCCCCCTACATCGACTACATCAACGCGCACGGCTCGGGCACCAAGCAGAACGACCTGCACGAGACGGGCGCCTTCAAGCGCAGCCTCGGCGAGGACGCCTTCACCACGCCGATCAGCGGCTTCAAGTCGATGATCGGTCACTCGCTCGGCGCGATCGGCTCGCTGGAGATCGCCGGCTGCCTGCTCGCCATGCGCGAGGGACTGATCCCGCCGACGGCCAACCTCAACGAACCCGACCCGCTGTGCGACCTGGACTACGTGCCCAACGTGGCCCGCGAGAAGCGGCTCAACACCGTGCTGACCGTCGGCAGCGGCTTCGGCGGCTTCCAGAGCGCGATGATCCTGCGAAACGTACGAGGAGCGAAGCGATGA
- a CDS encoding ketosynthase chain-length factor, translated as MTRRAVVTGIGIAAPNGLGPTSYWRALMAGQSGIRRVTKFDISKYRCKLGGEIPDFVPDRHLQDRILPQSDHITRLSLVATDWALRQAGVRGGDVPTDEMGVVTAASGGGYEFGQRELAKLHHQGPEYVSAYQSFAWFYAVNTGQISIRHKMHGPGAVVISEQAGGIDAIGHARRQLRDGANLMLTGGIDSTLCPWAWVAHQATGRISRSSDPQRAYLPFDERAGGYVPGEGGAIMVLETPESAKKRIGTTVFGEIAGYASTFDPGTPGRPPGLQRAIEMALGDAGMDAADIDVVFADAVGEAELDQVEAEALKEVFGPHGVPVAAPKTMTGRLFAGGASLDVATALLSMFWSAIPPAVGVREAVPEYEMDLVVGEPRQGPIRSALIVARGHGGFNSAMVVRQLR; from the coding sequence ATGACCAGGCGAGCAGTGGTGACCGGAATCGGCATCGCGGCGCCCAACGGGCTGGGTCCGACGTCGTACTGGCGGGCGCTGATGGCCGGCCAGTCCGGCATCCGGCGGGTCACCAAGTTCGACATCTCGAAGTACCGCTGCAAACTCGGCGGTGAGATACCCGACTTCGTGCCCGACCGGCATCTGCAGGACCGGATCCTGCCGCAGTCCGACCACATCACCCGGTTGTCGCTGGTGGCGACGGACTGGGCGCTGCGCCAGGCCGGGGTGCGAGGCGGCGACGTCCCGACCGACGAGATGGGCGTGGTCACGGCGGCCTCCGGCGGCGGTTACGAGTTCGGCCAGCGCGAGCTGGCCAAGCTGCACCACCAGGGCCCGGAGTACGTCAGCGCCTACCAGTCGTTCGCGTGGTTCTACGCGGTCAACACGGGCCAGATATCCATCCGGCACAAGATGCACGGACCCGGCGCCGTGGTGATCAGCGAGCAGGCCGGCGGGATCGACGCGATCGGCCACGCCCGGCGGCAGTTGCGGGACGGCGCCAACCTGATGCTCACCGGCGGCATCGACAGCACGCTGTGCCCGTGGGCCTGGGTCGCCCACCAGGCCACCGGCCGGATCAGCCGCAGCTCCGACCCGCAGCGCGCCTACCTGCCCTTCGACGAGCGGGCGGGCGGCTATGTGCCCGGCGAGGGCGGCGCGATCATGGTGCTGGAGACGCCGGAGAGCGCGAAGAAGCGGATCGGCACCACCGTCTTCGGCGAGATCGCCGGTTACGCCTCCACCTTCGACCCGGGCACCCCCGGCCGCCCGCCGGGTCTGCAGCGGGCCATCGAGATGGCGCTGGGCGACGCCGGCATGGACGCCGCGGACATCGACGTCGTCTTCGCCGACGCGGTGGGCGAGGCCGAACTGGACCAGGTGGAGGCGGAGGCCCTCAAGGAGGTCTTCGGGCCGCACGGCGTCCCGGTCGCCGCTCCCAAGACCATGACCGGACGGCTGTTCGCCGGCGGCGCCTCCCTCGATGTCGCGACGGCGCTGCTGTCGATGTTCTGGAGCGCCATCCCGCCCGCCGTCGGCGTCCGGGAGGCCGTGCCCGAGTACGAGATGGACCTCGTGGTCGGCGAGCCGCGGCAGGGCCCGATCCGGTCGGCGCTGATCGTCGCCCGCGGGCACGGCGGCTTCAACTCGGCGATGGTGGTGCGCCAGCTCCGCTGA
- a CDS encoding FMN-dependent NADH-azoreductase codes for MPHLLHIDSSAMSRGSVSRELAKTFRRAWQKENPDGVVTYRDLGAVPVPPLTEAGVTAGFVPPAAHDGHQRAAMLLRDELVEELLAADTLLVSTPMYNWSIPSTLKAWLDQVLVNDRTITFDGSPGPLAGRPATVVASYGGGYSPGAPMEKANHCGPYLQTVFGTGLGLDVEIIAAQLSLAPRVPAMAALVPLAEQSLAQAHQAAEKRAREVSAVPVR; via the coding sequence ATGCCGCACCTGCTGCACATCGACTCCTCCGCCATGTCCCGGGGCTCGGTCTCCCGGGAACTGGCCAAGACCTTCCGCCGGGCGTGGCAGAAGGAGAACCCGGACGGTGTCGTCACCTACCGGGATCTGGGCGCCGTGCCCGTGCCGCCGCTGACCGAGGCGGGCGTCACCGCGGGGTTCGTCCCGCCGGCCGCGCACGACGGTCACCAGCGCGCCGCCATGCTGCTGCGCGACGAGCTCGTCGAGGAGCTGCTGGCCGCCGACACGCTGCTGGTGAGCACCCCGATGTACAACTGGTCGATCCCCTCCACGCTCAAGGCGTGGCTCGACCAGGTGCTGGTCAACGACCGCACGATCACCTTCGACGGCAGCCCCGGCCCGCTGGCCGGCCGTCCCGCGACCGTCGTCGCCAGCTACGGCGGCGGCTACAGCCCGGGCGCTCCCATGGAGAAGGCCAACCACTGCGGCCCGTACCTGCAGACCGTGTTCGGCACCGGTCTCGGCCTGGACGTCGAGATCATCGCCGCCCAGCTCTCGCTGGCCCCCCGGGTGCCCGCGATGGCCGCGCTCGTGCCGCTCGCCGAGCAGTCGCTGGCGCAGGCGCACCAGGCGGCCGAGAAGCGGGCCCGCGAGGTGTCCGCCGTGCCGGTGCGGTGA